The stretch of DNA CCGCCTCCGACGGCGCGGACGGTGAACGTCCCGTTCATCACGTCCGGATGGTACTGGCATCGATACGTGTAGTTGCCCGGAGCCAAGGTCACCTGGAAGCTGTAGCGGATCGAAGCCCCGAAGTCGTTCGAGTGGGGTTCGCTCGTCTGCTGGACCCGGTCGTTGTTGAGATCGATGAACCAACTGTGGAGCTGGCCGTCCGCCGACGTCAGATCGATCGTGACCGTGTCGCTCTGGTTGACCACCAACGTGGGACCGGGTTTCGTGAACGTCCCGTTCACCTCGCCCCAGCCGAGCGTGCCGTCTCCGTACAACTCGAACGTCGGCGCCACCCGGACGACGATCTGGCCCTTCATGATGGCCGGATGGTAGTGGCACCGATACGTGAAGGTCCCGACGCGGTCCGCGGTGAACGAAAAGGTCCCAGCGGTGTTCCCGCTAAAGTCGCTCGAATGCGGCTCGCCGGTGTCCACGGCGGAGTTGTCGTTGTAGTCGACGAACCAGTCGTGAAATACGCCGGTGCCGTCGACCGAGTGGAGAGTGAGGTCGACCGTATCGCCCACGGTCACGGTGATGGTCGGTCCCGGGTTCGTGAGCGGGGTGCTCGTGAACCCCCAGCCGGTGTTCTGACCACCGTACAGCGTGAACGGCTCGACGTCGGCCCGCACCGGCGCGAGCGCAAACGCCGACGCGACGAATGCAAACGCCAGAGCGGCGACGTAGACTGCCTTTCGAGTTCGACTCATGGTCCGTTCCTCCGGCTCGGCGAGCCGATTCCCCGTGATAAACCTTTCCCGGAATCATCATGTGGATAGAGCTGAGTGTGGTGCGGGGGATGGGAATTTCCGCCCCGCGCGTGCGCGCGGAGCATTTGAACCCACGGACTCCTGCGAGACCGGATCTTAAGTCCGGCGCCGTTGTCCTAGCTTGGCTACCCCCGCGCCGCGCCCATCGGGCCGTCGGTTAATGCCTTTTACGTTCGGTCGCCTCGGGCGTTCGCCGAACGGCTCCGGCCGCATGGACGCGCGGCAGGCCCGATGCAACGCAACGACGTCGGTCCCCCGCGATGCGAATTCGCCCTCATTTCGTTCGCGGTCCGAGGCTTTAATAGAAAGGGCGCGGGTCCGGTCCCCGTGGCGCGCCTCGACGGGCGAGTGGCGTTGGTGACGGGAGGGAGCGGAGGCATCGGCCGCGCGGCCGTCGTCGAGCTGGCGAAAGAAGGTGCGGACATCGCGGTGCAATTCAACCGGGGGAAGGAATCCGCCGATGCGGTCGTCGAGCGGGCGCAGAAGCTAGGCCGCCGCGGCATCGCAATCCAAGCGGATGTCGGAGATCCCAAGGCGTGCGAGCGCCTCGTCCGCGAGGCGATTCGGTCGCTCGGCCGACTCGATGTCGTCGCTTGCTTCGCGGGCCACCCGTACCGCGACGAGGAGTGGAACAAACCGTTCGAGGAACTCACGCCCGCGGAAATTCGCCGTCCCCTCGACGTCGACCTCCTCGGATCCGTCTACGTCGCGCAGGCCGCCATCCCGGCGATGGTCGAGCGAGGTCGCGGCAGCCTCATCTTGACCGGCTCGACCCCCGCGATCACCGGGGACGCCGTCGGGATTTCGTACCTGATGGCGAAGGCGGCGATTCACGCGCTGGCCCGCGCGCTCGCCCAAGCGTACGGCCCGAAGGGCGTGCGCGTGAACGCGCTCGCGCTCGGGAACATCACGACCGGCCCGATGGAAGCCGTATCCGATGTAGAGCGGCGCAAGCTCGCGGAGGAACCCGCCCTGAAGCGGTGGGGAA from Thermoplasmata archaeon encodes:
- a CDS encoding SDR family NAD(P)-dependent oxidoreductase, with the translated sequence MARLDGRVALVTGGSGGIGRAAVVELAKEGADIAVQFNRGKESADAVVERAQKLGRRGIAIQADVGDPKACERLVREAIRSLGRLDVVACFAGHPYRDEEWNKPFEELTPAEIRRPLDVDLLGSVYVAQAAIPAMVERGRGSLILTGSTPAITGDAVGISYLMAKAAIHALARALAQAYGPKGVRVNALALGNITTGPMEAVSDVERRKLAEEPALKRWGTPEEVGRVVVFLASDDSAYITGQTLVVDGGYAMR